A genomic region of Papaver somniferum cultivar HN1 chromosome 7, ASM357369v1, whole genome shotgun sequence contains the following coding sequences:
- the LOC113295320 gene encoding uncharacterized protein LOC113295320 → MTFDAEDIEEDMEDHNDPLVLTLPVAGCNINKIHIDGGISVNVLFYDTFKRMELNDEQLMSSYYTIYGFNGVPTKPLGDIVLQVDAGPMKVDTRFSVVDAPSPYNAIIGRRWVHKLKGVATTYHQYLRFPTPEGVMEIKGNQVTAREFQALQNQLNNEQDKQLKYGRSRNKEAVKEKAIDLYLEEIS, encoded by the coding sequence ATGACCTTCGATGCAGAAGACATCGAGGAGGATATGGAAGATCACAACGACCCCTTGGTCCTCACCTTACCAGTGGCAGGATGCAACATCAATAAGATCCACATTGATGGAGGGATTTCAgttaacgttctattctacgacacaTTCAAGCGAATGGAGCTTAACGACGAACAGCTGATGTCTTCGTATtataccatctacgggttcaatgggGTACCTACCAAGCCGTTAGGAGACATTGTTTTGCAAGTAGACGCAGGACCAATGAAAGTTGATACTCGATTCAGTGTAGTGGACGCTccttccccctataacgccatcatTGGCCGaagatgggtacacaagctcaaaggagtggcAACGACCTATCACCAGTACCTTAGATTTCCGACACCCGAAGGAGTAATGGAAATAAAGGGAAATCAGGTCACCGCTCGGGAATTTCAGGCTCTACAAAATCAACTCAATAATGAACAAGATAAACAGCTGAAATACGGAAGATCCCGAAATAAAGAGGCTGTGAAGGAGAAGGCAATTGATCTTTATCTCGAAGAGATTTCTTGA